In a genomic window of Cuculus canorus isolate bCucCan1 chromosome Z, bCucCan1.pri, whole genome shotgun sequence:
- the SYT4 gene encoding synaptotagmin-4 isoform X1, which produces MAPIAASRQQFDEIPTVVGIFSAFGLVFSVSLFAWICCQRKSSKSNKTPPYKFVHVLKGVDIYPENLNSKKKFGADDKSETKNKSAMPKNSLHLDLEKRDLNGNFPKTTPKNQSSPDLDNLSPKHFAERKKDSVSPDSLKSITSLSSEDKQDKLGTLFFSLEYNFEKKAFVVNIKEARGLPAMDEQSMTSDPYIKMTILPEKKHKVKTRVLRKTLDPAFDETFTFYGIPYTQIQDLTLHFMILSFDRFSRDDVIGEVLIPLAGIELSEGRLLMDREIIKRNVRKSSGRGELLISLCYQSTTNTLTVVVLKARHLPKSDVSGLSDPYVKVNLYHAKKRISKKKTHVKKCTPNAVFNELFVFDIPCEGLDDISIEFLVLDSDRGSRNEVIGRLTLGSSAEGTGGEHWKEICEYPRRQIAKWHMLCDG; this is translated from the exons ATGGCTCCAATCGCTGCCAGCCGGCAGCAGTTCG ATGAAATTCCTACAGTGGTTGGGATCTTTAGTGCGTTTGGCCTTGTCTTCTCTGTCTCCCTTTTTGCTTGGATCTGCTGTCAACGTAAATCTTCCAAATCCAATAAGACCCCTCCATATAAGTTTGTCCATGTTCTGAAGGGGGTTGATATTTACCCTGAGAATCTCAACAGTAAGAAGAAGTTTGGAGCAGATGataaaagtgaaacaaagaacaaatcaGCAATGCCAAAGAATTCTCTCCATCttgacctggagaagagagatcTGAATGGCAATTTCCCCAAAACAACCCCTAAAAACCAGAGCTCACCAGATCTTGACAATTTGTCTCCTAAGCACtttgcagagaggaagaaagattcAGTATCCCCTGATAGTTTAAAatccatcacttccctgtcATCTGAAGATAAACAAGACAAGCTAGGAACTCTCTTCTTCTCCTTAGAGTACAACTTTGAGAAAAAGGCATTTGTAGTGAACATCAAAGAAGCACGTGGCCTGCCAGCAATGGATGAACAGTCAATGACTTCTGACCCCTACATCAAAATGACAATCCTGCCTGAGAAAAAGCACAAGGTGAAAACCAGAGTGCTGAGAAAAACCTTAGATCCAGCTTTTGATGAGACCTTCACGTTTTATGGAATCCCCTATACCCAAATTCAAGACCTAACGCTTCACTTTATGATCCTGAGCTTTGACAGGTTTTCCAGAGATGATGTCATTGGAGAAGTCCTCATTCCACTCGCAGGAATTGAATTGTCAGAAGGAAGGCTGCTAATGGACAGAGAGatcatcaaaagaaatgttagg AAGTCATCTGGGCGTGGAGAATTACTGATCTCTCTCTGTTATCAGTCTACAACAAACACGCTCACTGTGGTTGTTTTAAAAGCCAGGCATCTACCTAAATCTGATGTGTCAGGATTATCAG ATCCTTATGTGAAAGTGAACTTGTACCATGCTAAGAAGAgaatttctaagaagaaaactCATGTGAAGAAATGCACGCCCAATGCCGTGTTCAATGAATTGTTTGTTTTTGACATTCCTTGTGAGGGCCTTGATGATATCAGTATtgaatttttggttttagattCGGATAGGGGGTCAAGGAATGAGGTTATTGGCCGGTTAACATTGGGGTCTTCAGCAGAAGGAACAGGTGGAGAGCACTGGAAAGAAATTTGTGAATATCCCAGGAGACAAATTGCCAAATGGCATATGTTGTGTGATGGTTAG
- the SYT4 gene encoding synaptotagmin-4 isoform X2: MAPIAASRQQFDEIPTVVGIFSAFGLVFSVSLFAWICCQRKSSKSNKTPPYKFVHVLKGVDIYPENLNSKKKFGADDKSETKNKSAMPKNSLHLDLEKRDLNGNFPKTTPKNQSSPDLDNLSPKHFAERKKDSVSPDSLKSITSLSSEDKQDKLGTLFFSLEYNFEKKAFVVNIKEARGLPAMDEQSMTSDPYIKMTILPEKKHKVKTRVLRKTLDPAFDETFTFYGIPYTQIQDLTLHFMILSFDRFSRDDVIGEVLIPLAGIELSEGRLLMDREIIKRNKSSGRGELLISLCYQSTTNTLTVVVLKARHLPKSDVSGLSDPYVKVNLYHAKKRISKKKTHVKKCTPNAVFNELFVFDIPCEGLDDISIEFLVLDSDRGSRNEVIGRLTLGSSAEGTGGEHWKEICEYPRRQIAKWHMLCDG, encoded by the exons ATGGCTCCAATCGCTGCCAGCCGGCAGCAGTTCG ATGAAATTCCTACAGTGGTTGGGATCTTTAGTGCGTTTGGCCTTGTCTTCTCTGTCTCCCTTTTTGCTTGGATCTGCTGTCAACGTAAATCTTCCAAATCCAATAAGACCCCTCCATATAAGTTTGTCCATGTTCTGAAGGGGGTTGATATTTACCCTGAGAATCTCAACAGTAAGAAGAAGTTTGGAGCAGATGataaaagtgaaacaaagaacaaatcaGCAATGCCAAAGAATTCTCTCCATCttgacctggagaagagagatcTGAATGGCAATTTCCCCAAAACAACCCCTAAAAACCAGAGCTCACCAGATCTTGACAATTTGTCTCCTAAGCACtttgcagagaggaagaaagattcAGTATCCCCTGATAGTTTAAAatccatcacttccctgtcATCTGAAGATAAACAAGACAAGCTAGGAACTCTCTTCTTCTCCTTAGAGTACAACTTTGAGAAAAAGGCATTTGTAGTGAACATCAAAGAAGCACGTGGCCTGCCAGCAATGGATGAACAGTCAATGACTTCTGACCCCTACATCAAAATGACAATCCTGCCTGAGAAAAAGCACAAGGTGAAAACCAGAGTGCTGAGAAAAACCTTAGATCCAGCTTTTGATGAGACCTTCACGTTTTATGGAATCCCCTATACCCAAATTCAAGACCTAACGCTTCACTTTATGATCCTGAGCTTTGACAGGTTTTCCAGAGATGATGTCATTGGAGAAGTCCTCATTCCACTCGCAGGAATTGAATTGTCAGAAGGAAGGCTGCTAATGGACAGAGAGatcatcaaaagaaat AAGTCATCTGGGCGTGGAGAATTACTGATCTCTCTCTGTTATCAGTCTACAACAAACACGCTCACTGTGGTTGTTTTAAAAGCCAGGCATCTACCTAAATCTGATGTGTCAGGATTATCAG ATCCTTATGTGAAAGTGAACTTGTACCATGCTAAGAAGAgaatttctaagaagaaaactCATGTGAAGAAATGCACGCCCAATGCCGTGTTCAATGAATTGTTTGTTTTTGACATTCCTTGTGAGGGCCTTGATGATATCAGTATtgaatttttggttttagattCGGATAGGGGGTCAAGGAATGAGGTTATTGGCCGGTTAACATTGGGGTCTTCAGCAGAAGGAACAGGTGGAGAGCACTGGAAAGAAATTTGTGAATATCCCAGGAGACAAATTGCCAAATGGCATATGTTGTGTGATGGTTAG